The following are encoded together in the Streptomyces sp. NBC_00341 genome:
- a CDS encoding DUF190 domain-containing protein — protein sequence MTTSRTERALRLTVLVGESDGWHHRPVYTEIVHRAHAAGLAGASVFRGIEGFGASSMIHTQRLLSLSEDLPVAVVIVDAEEKVRAFLPLIEELTGDSPVVLDACELVRRGEPEEPR from the coding sequence ATGACGACATCGAGGACCGAGCGCGCCCTGCGGCTGACCGTCCTGGTCGGGGAGTCCGACGGCTGGCACCACCGGCCGGTCTACACCGAGATCGTGCACCGGGCGCACGCGGCGGGACTGGCGGGCGCCAGCGTGTTCCGGGGGATCGAGGGGTTCGGCGCCTCCTCGATGATCCACACCCAGCGGCTGCTCTCGCTGAGCGAGGACCTGCCGGTGGCGGTGGTGATCGTGGACGCGGAGGAGAAGGTGCGCGCGTTCCTGCCGCTGATCGAGGAGCTGACCGGCGACAGCCCGGTCGTCCTGGACGCCTGCGAGCTGGTGCGGCGCGGCGAACCGGAGGAGCCCCGGTGA
- a CDS encoding ammonium transporter, which translates to MTPVTLAAAGLDTGDTAWLLAATALVLLMTPGLALFYGGMVRTKSVLNMLMMSFVSIALVTVVWLLAGYSLAFDGDAFGGLVGGLGHLGMAGIGPGTLTGSVPTLLFTTFQLTFAIVTAALISGAIADRTRFAAWLVFVPVWTLLVYAPVAHWVWGPGGWIKDSLGALDFAGGLVVEIASGASGLALALVVGPRIGFKKDAMRPHNLPMVMLGAGLLWFGWLGFNGGSALGANGLAAASMLNTLVAGCTGLLGWLFVEQKRDGHPTTFGAASGAVAGLVAITPACGTVGIVGGAAVGLTAGVVCSYAVGWKFRLDYDDSLDVVGVHFVGGIIGTLLIGLFATTTMTGGPEGLFYGGGAAQLGRQSLAVLAVAAYTFLMTYGIGKAVDRLMGLRASAEEELTGLDQTLHAESAYDHGALGHGAALATDARPATGPKPARRARE; encoded by the coding sequence GTGACCCCCGTGACTCTGGCCGCGGCAGGCCTCGACACAGGCGACACCGCCTGGCTGCTGGCCGCCACCGCGCTCGTTCTCCTGATGACTCCGGGCCTGGCGCTGTTCTACGGCGGCATGGTCCGCACGAAGAGCGTCCTGAACATGCTGATGATGAGCTTCGTGTCGATCGCGCTGGTCACGGTCGTCTGGCTGCTCGCGGGCTACTCGCTGGCATTCGACGGCGACGCGTTCGGCGGCCTGGTCGGCGGCCTCGGCCACCTGGGCATGGCGGGCATCGGCCCCGGCACGCTCACCGGCAGCGTCCCCACCCTGCTGTTCACCACCTTCCAGCTGACGTTCGCGATCGTCACGGCCGCCCTGATCAGCGGCGCGATCGCGGACCGTACGCGGTTCGCCGCCTGGCTGGTCTTCGTACCGGTGTGGACGCTGCTCGTATACGCTCCCGTCGCCCACTGGGTGTGGGGCCCCGGCGGCTGGATCAAGGACTCGCTGGGCGCGCTGGACTTCGCGGGCGGGCTGGTGGTGGAGATCGCGTCGGGGGCGTCCGGGCTGGCGCTGGCCCTGGTGGTCGGCCCGCGCATCGGGTTCAAGAAGGACGCGATGCGCCCGCACAACCTGCCCATGGTGATGCTCGGCGCCGGACTGCTCTGGTTCGGCTGGCTCGGCTTCAACGGCGGCTCCGCCCTGGGCGCCAACGGACTGGCGGCGGCCTCGATGCTCAACACGCTCGTCGCCGGCTGCACCGGACTGCTCGGCTGGCTCTTCGTCGAGCAGAAGCGCGACGGCCACCCCACCACCTTCGGTGCGGCCTCCGGCGCGGTCGCCGGGCTGGTGGCGATCACCCCCGCCTGCGGCACGGTCGGCATCGTCGGCGGCGCGGCGGTCGGGCTCACGGCCGGGGTCGTCTGCTCGTACGCCGTCGGGTGGAAGTTCCGTCTGGACTACGACGATTCGCTGGACGTGGTCGGCGTGCACTTCGTCGGCGGCATCATCGGCACCCTGCTCATCGGCCTGTTCGCGACCACCACCATGACCGGCGGACCGGAGGGGCTGTTCTACGGGGGCGGCGCGGCCCAGCTCGGCCGACAGTCCCTCGCCGTCCTCGCCGTGGCGGCGTACACCTTCCTCATGACGTACGGGATCGGCAAGGCGGTCGACCGGCTGATGGGCCTGCGGGCCTCGGCGGAGGAGGAGCTCACCGGCCTCGACCAGACGCTGCACGCCGAGAGCGCCTACGACCACGGCGCCCTCGGCCACGGCGCGGCGCTCGCCACCGACGCCCGGCCGGCGACAGGCCCTAAGCCCGCTCGGCGGGCTCGTGAGTGA
- a CDS encoding sensor histidine kinase, with translation MLQRPQRGDPVWIWVLHGWEALSWALAALVTLITLLGGTPPGRKLGLLALMTVLALCYTLVRLRPGNPVLGPYGYLGVLTVVLGGVSYLGDGFGVFYTVMLTQFIVFADSPRGAILLTGLGAVAITVGGSLREGGQGEVFLTNTVSSLGVWAVAVVMAVLTPRALAQRDERAALRAELKRTQVELAEVYQRQGAAEERERLAREIHDTLAQGFASIIVLAEAARSQLAVDVDRSAQQLQSIEQTARENLAEARVLVGAAPSSGVAAGSVATTLRRTLDRFTEDTGLAVTAELADIECDQPTRIALLRCTQESLANIRKHAAASTVGVVLARQPECAELEITDDGRGFVVEDSHGFGLDGMRRRLAEFGGGLTVTSSVGDGTRILATIPLEPRSR, from the coding sequence ATGCTTCAACGGCCGCAGCGCGGCGATCCGGTCTGGATCTGGGTGCTCCACGGGTGGGAGGCGCTGTCCTGGGCGCTGGCCGCCCTGGTCACCCTGATCACCCTGCTGGGGGGCACGCCCCCGGGACGGAAGCTCGGGCTGCTCGCGCTGATGACCGTGCTCGCCCTCTGCTACACGCTGGTGCGGCTGCGCCCCGGCAACCCGGTGCTCGGTCCGTACGGATATCTGGGCGTGCTGACCGTGGTGCTGGGTGGCGTCTCGTACCTCGGGGACGGCTTCGGGGTGTTCTACACCGTGATGCTCACGCAGTTCATCGTCTTCGCGGACAGCCCGAGGGGCGCGATCCTCCTCACGGGGCTCGGCGCCGTGGCGATCACGGTCGGCGGCAGCCTGCGGGAGGGCGGGCAGGGCGAGGTGTTCCTCACCAACACGGTCTCCTCCCTCGGTGTCTGGGCCGTCGCCGTCGTGATGGCGGTCCTGACTCCGCGGGCGCTGGCCCAGCGTGACGAACGGGCCGCGCTGCGGGCGGAGTTGAAGAGAACCCAGGTCGAACTGGCCGAGGTGTACCAGCGCCAGGGCGCCGCGGAGGAACGCGAACGCCTCGCCCGGGAGATCCACGACACCCTCGCCCAGGGCTTCGCCTCCATCATCGTGCTGGCGGAGGCGGCCAGGTCCCAGCTGGCGGTGGACGTGGACCGCAGCGCCCAGCAGCTCCAGTCCATCGAGCAGACGGCCCGGGAGAACCTGGCGGAGGCCCGGGTCCTGGTCGGCGCCGCCCCCAGCAGCGGGGTGGCGGCCGGTTCCGTCGCCACGACGCTCCGCCGCACCCTGGACCGCTTCACCGAGGACACCGGCCTCGCGGTCACGGCGGAGCTGGCCGACATCGAGTGCGACCAGCCGACCCGGATCGCGCTGCTGCGGTGCACCCAGGAGTCGCTGGCCAACATACGCAAGCACGCCGCCGCCTCCACCGTGGGCGTCGTCCTGGCCCGGCAGCCCGAATGCGCGGAACTGGAGATCACCGACGACGGACGTGGGTTCGTCGTCGAGGACTCCCACGGCTTCGGACTGGACGGCATGCGACGGCGCCTCGCGGAGTTCGGCGGCGGCCTCACCGTCACCAGCTCGGTCGGTGACGGCACCCGCATCCTCGCCACGATCCCGCTTGAGCCACGATCCCGCTGA
- the crcB gene encoding fluoride efflux transporter CrcB produces the protein MNWLLVIAGAAVGAPLRYLTDRAVQSRHDTVFPWGTFTVNVTGCLVLGLLTGAVTAGAASSHVQLLLGTGLCGALTTYSTFSYETLRLAEDGARFYAAANVVASVVAGLGAVFVGVTLAQALWS, from the coding sequence GTGAACTGGCTGCTGGTGATCGCCGGCGCGGCGGTCGGCGCCCCGCTGCGGTACCTGACCGACCGGGCGGTGCAGTCCCGGCACGACACCGTCTTCCCCTGGGGGACGTTCACGGTGAACGTCACGGGCTGCCTGGTGCTGGGGCTGCTGACCGGCGCGGTGACGGCGGGCGCCGCGTCCTCGCACGTCCAGCTGCTGCTCGGCACCGGGCTCTGCGGGGCGCTGACCACGTACTCGACCTTCAGCTACGAGACGCTCCGGCTGGCGGAGGACGGCGCGCGGTTCTACGCGGCGGCCAACGTGGTCGCGAGCGTGGTGGCGGGTCTCGGCGCGGTGTTCGTCGGCGTCACGCTCGCGCAGGCGCTCTGGAGCTGA
- the crcB gene encoding fluoride efflux transporter CrcB produces MPTRTLNPQIPVVAVVALGGATGACARYGASLLWPTEADGFPWTTLVVNVIGCAVIGVFMVVISEVWAAHRLVRPFFGTGVLGGFTTFSTYAVDIQRLVDGGRARSGLAYLGLTLLAALAAVWSAVWLTRRVLAWRQT; encoded by the coding sequence GTGCCCACCAGAACCCTGAACCCGCAGATCCCGGTCGTCGCCGTGGTCGCGCTCGGCGGCGCGACCGGCGCGTGCGCCCGCTACGGGGCGTCGCTCCTGTGGCCCACGGAGGCCGACGGGTTCCCGTGGACGACCCTCGTGGTCAACGTCATCGGCTGCGCGGTGATCGGCGTGTTCATGGTGGTGATCAGCGAGGTCTGGGCGGCCCACCGGCTGGTGCGGCCGTTCTTCGGTACGGGGGTGCTGGGCGGGTTCACCACCTTCTCCACCTACGCCGTGGACATCCAGCGCCTCGTCGACGGCGGCCGGGCCCGCAGCGGACTGGCGTATCTGGGACTGACACTGCTCGCGGCCCTCGCGGCGGTGTGGAGCGCGGTGTGGCTGACCCGCCGCGTGCTGGCGTGGAGGCAGACATGA
- a CDS encoding MMPL family transporter, with translation MRIRPVRMARWSARHPWKAIVGWFVFVVLCLGAGITAGNNPATTKDFWVGEAGHAESMATDAGLQRRPTEHILIRSGSGPLDSAEATAAARDVTARMTALPEVAEVAPPVRSKDGAALRVTVVMKGAELDAKKNVAPLLDATEKAAAAHPGLVVEESGSPAISQGVNDQRGKDLSLSERLTLPVTLVILLIVFGSVVMAGVPLLLALSSIAATMGLAMLASHLMPDPGVGTNMILLIGLAVGVDYTLFYLKREREERARAQGRLSPEALVELAAATAGRAIVVSGLAVIVSTATLYLATDVIFSSLATGTILVVAVAVISSLTVLPALLVKLGHRAERRAAKKAARRAERGAAAVTKRAKPENGRVFGALMRPARRHPAITLCVSVLVMLAVAAPALGLKLIDPGKDTFSRDIPAMRVYDRITAEFPELLVKHEVVTRSAPDKAPEVRKALLELGRRAQADPLFAHNAEPVLRTSDDGRISVLELQVPHPAPADGAIASLEHLRDQYIPSTVGQLPGVETAVSGDVARGQDYVHHERNKLPLVIGFLLLLTFVMTAVAFRSAVIGLIGVVLNLLSAAAALGALVLVFQGTWAERLLDFDSLGAIASRVPLFLSVILFGLSMDYQVFVVSRIKEAMDHGMTAREAVLDGIERSAKVVTSAALVMVTVFAAFVFLHLTEMKQMGFCLAVAVLLDAVIIRMMILPSVLLLLGDRAWRPLRPSRTKNTAPAAPPVLPVR, from the coding sequence ATGAGAATACGACCCGTACGCATGGCCCGCTGGAGTGCGCGGCACCCGTGGAAAGCGATCGTCGGCTGGTTCGTCTTCGTAGTGCTGTGCCTCGGCGCGGGCATCACCGCAGGCAACAACCCGGCCACCACCAAGGACTTCTGGGTCGGTGAGGCCGGCCACGCCGAGTCGATGGCCACCGACGCCGGACTCCAGCGCCGACCCACCGAGCACATCCTGATCCGGTCCGGCTCCGGCCCCCTGGACAGCGCGGAGGCCACCGCAGCCGCCCGCGACGTCACCGCCCGGATGACCGCGCTCCCCGAGGTGGCAGAGGTCGCGCCGCCGGTCCGCTCGAAGGACGGCGCGGCGCTCCGGGTGACCGTGGTGATGAAGGGCGCAGAGCTCGACGCCAAGAAGAACGTCGCCCCGCTCCTCGACGCCACCGAGAAGGCGGCCGCCGCCCATCCGGGGCTGGTCGTGGAGGAGTCCGGGTCACCCGCCATCTCGCAGGGCGTCAACGACCAGCGCGGCAAGGACCTCTCGCTCTCCGAACGCCTCACCCTGCCGGTCACGCTCGTCATCCTGCTGATCGTGTTCGGCTCCGTCGTCATGGCGGGCGTGCCGCTGCTGCTGGCGCTCTCCTCGATCGCGGCCACGATGGGCCTGGCCATGCTGGCCTCGCACCTGATGCCCGACCCCGGCGTCGGCACCAACATGATCCTGCTCATCGGACTCGCGGTCGGCGTCGACTACACGCTCTTCTACCTCAAGCGCGAACGCGAGGAACGGGCCCGCGCGCAGGGCCGGCTGAGCCCCGAGGCGCTGGTGGAGCTCGCGGCGGCGACGGCGGGCCGCGCCATCGTGGTCTCCGGCCTGGCCGTGATCGTCTCCACCGCCACCCTGTACCTCGCCACCGACGTCATCTTCTCCTCGCTGGCGACCGGCACCATCCTGGTCGTCGCCGTCGCCGTGATCAGCTCGCTCACCGTGCTGCCCGCCCTGCTCGTGAAGCTCGGCCACCGCGCGGAACGGCGTGCCGCCAAGAAGGCCGCCCGGCGCGCCGAGCGCGGCGCAGCCGCCGTGACGAAGCGCGCGAAGCCCGAGAACGGCCGGGTGTTCGGCGCCCTCATGCGCCCCGCCCGGCGCCACCCGGCGATCACCCTGTGCGTGTCCGTGCTGGTCATGCTCGCCGTCGCGGCGCCCGCGCTCGGGCTCAAGCTCATCGACCCGGGCAAGGACACATTCTCCCGCGACATCCCCGCCATGCGGGTCTACGACCGGATCACCGCCGAGTTCCCCGAACTCCTGGTCAAGCACGAGGTGGTGACCCGCTCCGCCCCGGACAAGGCACCCGAGGTCAGGAAGGCGCTGCTGGAGCTCGGGCGGCGGGCCCAGGCGGACCCGCTCTTCGCGCACAACGCCGAACCGGTGCTGCGCACCTCGGACGACGGCCGGATCAGCGTGCTCGAACTCCAGGTGCCGCACCCGGCGCCCGCCGACGGGGCGATCGCGTCGCTGGAACACCTGCGGGACCAGTACATCCCGTCCACCGTGGGTCAACTGCCGGGCGTGGAAACGGCCGTGAGCGGTGACGTGGCCCGCGGACAGGACTACGTGCACCACGAGCGGAACAAGCTGCCGCTCGTCATCGGCTTCCTGCTGCTGCTGACCTTCGTGATGACGGCGGTGGCCTTCCGCTCCGCGGTCATCGGCCTGATCGGCGTCGTACTGAACCTGCTCTCCGCGGCGGCCGCCCTCGGCGCGCTCGTCCTGGTCTTCCAGGGCACCTGGGCCGAGCGCCTGCTGGACTTCGACTCCCTCGGCGCGATCGCCTCCCGGGTTCCGCTCTTCCTCTCCGTGATCCTCTTCGGCCTGTCGATGGACTACCAGGTCTTCGTCGTCAGCCGGATCAAGGAGGCCATGGACCACGGGATGACGGCCCGCGAGGCGGTGCTCGACGGCATCGAACGGTCCGCGAAGGTGGTCACGAGCGCGGCGCTGGTCATGGTCACGGTGTTCGCGGCCTTCGTCTTCCTGCACCTCACCGAGATGAAGCAGATGGGCTTCTGCCTCGCGGTGGCGGTCCTGCTGGACGCCGTCATCATCCGGATGATGATCCTGCCCTCCGTGCTGCTGCTCCTGGGCGACCGCGCCTGGCGCCCGCTGCGCCCTTCACGTACGAAGAACACGGCCCCGGCCGCACCGCCCGTGCTCCCCGTACGCTGA
- a CDS encoding SCO5918 family protein encodes MRCVIARFPFDLFKHEVEASMKGIKPEPVTGDSVIISRRVYPVKQVGEVITRQDRRDFSAGEVTRALGRLGFTCRSVPAPSAPVELSPMEAASAALGTPGQDA; translated from the coding sequence ATGCGCTGCGTCATCGCCCGCTTCCCCTTCGACCTCTTCAAGCATGAGGTCGAGGCATCGATGAAGGGCATCAAGCCCGAACCCGTCACCGGGGATTCGGTGATCATCAGCCGTCGTGTCTATCCGGTCAAGCAGGTGGGTGAAGTGATCACCCGGCAGGACCGCCGCGACTTCTCGGCCGGAGAGGTGACCAGGGCGCTGGGGCGTCTCGGCTTCACCTGCCGGTCGGTGCCGGCGCCTTCCGCTCCGGTGGAGCTCAGCCCCATGGAGGCCGCCTCGGCCGCGCTGGGGACCCCGGGACAGGACGCCTGA
- a CDS encoding GNAT family N-acetyltransferase, producing MSATPPLPVTLTGRHVRVEPLSPDHLDDLFAAGGGDEEVWRWQGGPAPRTREELGEKLTALLASARRGVYVPFAVVHRESGRAVGWTTYMDIDVANERLEIGSTWYGRAYWRTAVNTETKLLLFTHAFEELGMGRVQLKTDHLNERSQAAIARLGARREGVLRRHRRRHDGSWRDTVYFSLLADEWPEAKSRLRARLEERSGSRL from the coding sequence ATGTCTGCCACACCTCCGCTTCCCGTCACCCTGACCGGCCGCCACGTCCGCGTGGAGCCGCTGTCCCCGGACCATCTCGACGACCTCTTCGCCGCGGGCGGCGGCGACGAGGAGGTCTGGCGCTGGCAGGGCGGGCCGGCCCCCCGCACCAGGGAGGAGCTCGGCGAGAAGCTGACAGCGCTGCTCGCGTCCGCACGGCGGGGCGTGTACGTCCCGTTCGCCGTCGTCCACCGCGAGAGCGGCCGGGCCGTCGGCTGGACCACGTACATGGACATCGACGTGGCCAACGAGCGGCTGGAGATCGGCTCCACCTGGTACGGGCGCGCGTACTGGCGCACCGCGGTCAACACCGAGACCAAGCTGCTCCTGTTCACCCATGCCTTCGAGGAACTGGGCATGGGGCGCGTGCAGTTGAAGACCGACCACCTCAACGAGCGCTCCCAGGCGGCGATTGCGCGCCTCGGCGCCCGGCGCGAAGGGGTGCTGCGGAGGCACCGCCGCCGCCACGACGGCAGTTGGCGCGACACCGTCTACTTCTCGCTGCTCGCCGACGAATGGCCGGAGGCGAAGTCCCGGCTCCGCGCCCGGCTCGAAGAGCGGTCCGGCTCCCGGCTCTGA
- a CDS encoding DUF2975 domain-containing protein, which translates to MNSRLTSMLASVTFGLSVLSGLAFLGIGASHMLDDGAVCVETGFWANARLAPGLPVAKGVEATSSLTRLCQDSPSVGQRAADLGGELPWLLFGAIALLLFSRLLTAVLKKGPFTEPVARQLTVLGWVVAVGTPVAGLVVGWSQSWLVGSMAPVVGSGPEVSGPMVLVLAGLAGVILGKIMREGVRMREDLEGTV; encoded by the coding sequence ATGAACAGTCGACTCACGAGCATGCTGGCCTCGGTGACCTTCGGGCTCTCCGTGCTCAGCGGCCTTGCCTTCCTCGGCATCGGCGCCTCGCACATGCTCGACGACGGAGCGGTCTGCGTGGAGACGGGCTTCTGGGCCAACGCCCGGCTGGCGCCGGGGCTGCCGGTCGCGAAGGGCGTGGAGGCGACGAGCAGCCTCACCCGTCTCTGCCAGGACAGCCCCTCCGTGGGCCAGCGCGCGGCGGATCTCGGGGGCGAGCTGCCCTGGCTGCTCTTCGGTGCGATCGCGCTGCTGCTCTTCTCCCGGCTGCTGACGGCCGTGCTGAAGAAGGGACCGTTCACCGAGCCGGTGGCCCGGCAGCTCACCGTTCTCGGCTGGGTCGTCGCCGTGGGTACTCCGGTCGCCGGGCTCGTCGTCGGGTGGTCGCAGTCGTGGCTCGTGGGGTCCATGGCGCCGGTGGTGGGCTCCGGTCCCGAGGTCTCCGGACCGATGGTTCTCGTGCTCGCCGGTCTCGCGGGTGTGATCCTTGGGAAGATCATGCGCGAAGGTGTGCGCATGCGGGAGGACCTCGAAGGGACCGTCTGA
- a CDS encoding helix-turn-helix transcriptional regulator produces the protein MPEDEIHSIRIHLDRLLVERGMTLTELSAQVGITVVNLSVLKNGRAKAIRFSTLSRICEILGCQPGDLITHEPAERA, from the coding sequence ATGCCCGAGGACGAAATCCACTCGATCCGCATCCATCTGGACCGGCTGCTGGTCGAGCGCGGTATGACGCTGACCGAACTGTCCGCACAGGTGGGGATCACCGTCGTCAACCTGTCCGTGCTCAAGAACGGGCGGGCCAAGGCCATCCGCTTCTCCACCCTGTCGAGGATCTGCGAGATCCTCGGCTGCCAGCCGGGGGACCTGATCACTCACGAGCCCGCCGAGCGGGCTTAG
- a CDS encoding response regulator transcription factor, with amino-acid sequence MTSDPSTAAAAPLRIILADDHTVMRAGLVALLGSEPTVEIVGEAGDGREAVRLVERLRPDVALLDLRMPVLDGVGATTEILAGPTSTRVLILTTYETDADIERGVEAGATGYLLKDATREQLVDAIHAASRGETVLAPRVAQRLVARMRRPVPVTLTAREAEVLDAVADGLSNGEIGRRLFIGEATVKTHLLRIFAKLDVNDRTRAVVVAMNGGLLQRR; translated from the coding sequence ATGACATCAGACCCCTCGACAGCCGCCGCCGCCCCGCTGCGCATCATCCTGGCCGACGACCACACCGTGATGCGCGCCGGTCTGGTCGCCCTGCTGGGCTCCGAGCCGACCGTCGAGATCGTCGGTGAGGCGGGCGACGGCCGGGAGGCCGTCCGGCTCGTCGAGCGGCTCCGGCCGGACGTGGCCCTGCTCGACCTGCGGATGCCGGTCCTGGACGGGGTGGGCGCCACCACGGAGATCCTCGCGGGCCCCACGTCCACCCGCGTACTGATCCTGACCACGTACGAGACCGACGCGGACATCGAGCGCGGTGTGGAGGCGGGCGCCACCGGCTACCTGCTCAAGGACGCCACCCGCGAACAGCTCGTCGACGCCATCCACGCGGCCTCCCGGGGCGAGACGGTGCTGGCCCCCCGGGTCGCCCAGCGGCTGGTGGCCAGGATGCGCCGGCCGGTGCCCGTCACGCTGACCGCCCGCGAGGCCGAGGTGCTGGACGCGGTCGCGGACGGACTGTCCAACGGGGAGATCGGCCGGCGGCTGTTCATCGGTGAGGCCACGGTCAAGACCCACCTGCTGCGGATCTTCGCCAAGCTCGACGTCAACGACCGTACGCGTGCCGTCGTCGTCGCGATGAACGGCGGTCTGCTGCAACGCCGTTAA
- a CDS encoding NADH:flavin oxidoreductase: MTDVTADRAADTLSRPFSVRGLSSRNRIAMAPMTRQFSPGGVPGEDVADYYARRAAGGVGLIVTEGTYIDHSSAGTSDQVPRFHGEDALAGWARVADAVHREGGAVIPQLWHVGVTRTEGAPPVADAEPVGPSGISLTGEPKGRAMTQQDLDDVIAAFARAAADAERLGFDGIELHGAHGYLIDQFLWSGSNRRTDVYGGGLVARTRFAAEIVAACRAAVSDAFPIVFRMSQWKADAYEAKLAQTPAELDALLAPLTEAGVDVFHASTRRYWLPEFEGSDLNLAGWVKKISGRPTLTVGSVGLDGDFFGAFQGSSPTVTGIGQLLERMERDEFDMVAVGRGLIGDPEWAAKTLSGRTGEITPFDAAMLRTLH, translated from the coding sequence GTGACAGACGTGACCGCCGACCGTGCAGCAGACACCCTCTCCCGCCCGTTCTCCGTGCGCGGGCTCAGCTCCCGCAACCGGATCGCCATGGCGCCGATGACCAGGCAGTTCTCCCCCGGCGGCGTCCCGGGTGAGGATGTGGCGGACTACTACGCGCGGCGGGCCGCCGGCGGTGTCGGGCTGATCGTCACCGAGGGCACCTACATCGACCACAGCTCGGCGGGCACCAGTGACCAGGTCCCCCGGTTCCACGGCGAGGACGCCCTCGCGGGCTGGGCCCGGGTCGCGGACGCCGTGCACCGGGAGGGCGGCGCGGTCATCCCGCAGCTGTGGCACGTGGGCGTCACCCGCACCGAGGGCGCCCCGCCGGTCGCGGACGCCGAGCCGGTCGGGCCCTCGGGGATCTCGCTGACCGGTGAGCCCAAGGGCCGCGCCATGACGCAGCAGGACCTCGACGACGTCATCGCCGCGTTCGCGCGGGCGGCCGCCGACGCCGAGCGGCTCGGCTTCGACGGCATCGAACTGCACGGCGCGCACGGCTACTTGATTGACCAGTTCCTGTGGTCCGGCAGCAACCGCCGCACCGACGTCTACGGCGGCGGCCTCGTCGCACGGACCCGCTTCGCGGCGGAGATCGTGGCGGCCTGCCGCGCCGCCGTGTCCGACGCCTTCCCGATCGTCTTCCGCATGTCCCAGTGGAAGGCGGACGCCTACGAGGCGAAGCTCGCGCAGACGCCCGCGGAACTGGATGCCCTGCTCGCGCCGTTGACCGAGGCCGGGGTCGACGTCTTCCACGCCTCCACCCGCCGCTACTGGCTGCCGGAGTTCGAGGGCTCCGACCTGAACCTCGCCGGATGGGTGAAGAAGATCAGCGGCAGGCCGACGCTCACGGTCGGCTCGGTCGGCCTGGACGGCGACTTCTTCGGCGCCTTCCAGGGCAGCAGCCCCACGGTCACCGGCATCGGGCAGCTGCTGGAGCGGATGGAGCGCGACGAGTTCGACATGGTCGCCGTCGGCCGGGGGCTGATCGGGGACCCCGAGTGGGCCGCGAAGACCCTCTCCGGCCGCACCGGTGAGATCACGCCGTTCGACGCGGCGATGCTGCGCACCCTGCACTGA
- a CDS encoding peptidoglycan recognition protein: MWPNRVALGAAVLPLTLLVLRDAPVRIALPTSAVAHERPRPVPYRVPQPAIVSRTAWHADEHIVREPAVYTGPVRAVFIHHTGESNDYDCADVPRMLRAVEESHIKGNGWDDIGYNFLVDRCGTIYEGRAGGIRRSVRGAHTTGFNADSVGIAVLGNYGRGATVPPVLVRALAKVAAWKLAPGVDPRGRVRLVSTNDASRFPKGTAAVLNVISGHRDAYQTSCPGEALYGELPAIRAATAALRKGR; the protein is encoded by the coding sequence ATGTGGCCCAATCGAGTCGCGCTGGGCGCCGCGGTCCTCCCGCTCACCCTGCTGGTGCTGCGGGACGCCCCGGTGCGGATCGCGCTGCCCACGTCGGCCGTCGCCCACGAGCGGCCGCGCCCGGTGCCCTACCGGGTGCCGCAGCCCGCGATCGTCAGCCGGACGGCCTGGCACGCCGACGAGCACATCGTCAGGGAGCCCGCGGTCTACACGGGCCCGGTGCGGGCGGTCTTCATCCACCACACCGGGGAGTCCAACGACTACGACTGCGCGGATGTGCCCCGGATGCTGCGGGCGGTGGAGGAGTCCCACATCAAGGGCAACGGCTGGGACGACATCGGCTACAACTTCCTCGTCGACCGGTGCGGGACGATCTACGAGGGCCGGGCGGGCGGCATCCGGCGCTCGGTGCGCGGCGCGCACACCACGGGCTTCAACGCCGACAGCGTGGGCATAGCGGTGCTGGGCAACTACGGCCGCGGGGCCACGGTGCCCCCGGTCCTGGTGCGGGCGCTGGCGAAGGTGGCCGCGTGGAAGCTGGCGCCGGGCGTCGATCCGCGCGGCAGGGTGCGGCTGGTCTCGACGAACGACGCGAGCAGGTTCCCGAAGGGCACGGCCGCCGTCCTGAACGTCATATCCGGCCACCGCGACGCGTACCAGACCAGCTGTCCGGGCGAGGCGCTGTACGGCGAGCTGCCCGCGATCCGGGCGGCGACGGCGGCCCTGCGCAAGGGGCGGTGA